Proteins from one Staphylococcus sp. IVB6214 genomic window:
- the rpe gene encoding ribulose-phosphate 3-epimerase produces MTKVFPSLLSADFLKLQDELQALEKAGVDGVHFDVMDGQFVPNISIGFPILEAVRRGTSLPIDVHLMIDNPESYIDDFCEKGADKVSVHVEATPHIHRAIQKIHAYGKEAGVVLNPGTSIEAIRPIIEDIDFVLIMSVNPGFGGQAFIPSSLDKIRELKLLREELGLSFRIEVDGGVNAKTAQQVVDAGADWLVAGSYFFNQDHYGQAVATLKGEALS; encoded by the coding sequence ATGACAAAAGTTTTCCCTTCTTTATTATCTGCAGATTTTTTAAAGTTACAAGATGAATTGCAAGCACTAGAGAAAGCAGGTGTCGACGGTGTCCATTTTGATGTAATGGATGGACAGTTTGTGCCAAATATTTCAATTGGATTCCCGATATTAGAAGCAGTTCGACGTGGGACATCATTGCCAATCGATGTGCATTTAATGATTGATAATCCAGAATCATACATTGATGACTTCTGTGAGAAAGGTGCCGATAAAGTTTCTGTTCATGTTGAAGCGACGCCACATATTCATCGTGCCATTCAAAAAATTCATGCATATGGTAAAGAAGCAGGTGTTGTGCTGAATCCAGGTACATCAATCGAAGCGATACGCCCCATCATTGAAGATATCGACTTCGTATTAATCATGTCAGTGAATCCTGGTTTTGGTGGACAAGCGTTTATACCATCAAGTCTTGATAAGATTCGTGAACTTAAATTATTGCGTGAGGAGTTAGGGTTGTCGTTTCGCATAGAAGTAGACGGTGGTGTGAATGCGAAAACAGCACAACAAGTTGTTGATGCAGGTGCAGATTGGCTCGTAGCAGGTTCATACTTCTTCAATCAAGATCACTATGGACAAGCTGTTGCGACGTTAAAAGGTGAGGCTTTATCTTAA
- a CDS encoding thiamine diphosphokinase, translated as MSKRIHLLCSDRYLPEGLFETLKDAEWGGVDRGTKILLEQGIQPIFTVGDFDSVTDEERAWISERIDISPVPAEKADTDLGLAVAESVALGYQEIAIYGATGGRLDHFMGAMQLLKAPAYQSQRIELIDIQNEILLLTEGEHEVVCNPKYPYISFVPASDQVTLSLEGFKYDLEQEVLETGSTLTISNELHHECAYVKVHKGDVYQIRSRDMTDS; from the coding sequence ATGTCTAAACGTATTCATTTATTATGTAGTGATCGTTATCTGCCTGAAGGACTCTTTGAAACACTAAAAGATGCAGAATGGGGCGGTGTCGATCGTGGCACAAAAATTCTTTTAGAACAAGGGATTCAACCTATTTTTACAGTAGGGGACTTTGATTCGGTTACCGATGAAGAGCGTGCATGGATATCGGAACGCATCGACATTTCACCTGTTCCAGCAGAAAAAGCAGACACAGATTTGGGACTTGCTGTTGCAGAATCAGTAGCACTTGGATATCAAGAAATTGCAATTTACGGGGCGACTGGTGGTCGACTAGATCATTTTATGGGCGCCATGCAATTATTGAAGGCACCTGCTTATCAATCGCAACGCATTGAATTGATTGATATACAGAATGAGATTTTGTTACTAACTGAGGGAGAACATGAAGTTGTATGTAATCCTAAGTATCCATATATTTCATTCGTACCTGCGAGTGATCAAGTAACGTTATCTTTAGAAGGCTTTAAATATGATTTGGAACAAGAAGTGTTAGAAACGGGGTCGACTCTGACTATATCCAATGAGCTTCATCATGAATGTGCCTACGTTAAGGTACATAAAGGAGATGTATATCAAATACGCAGTCGAGATATGACTGACTCATAA
- the rpmB gene encoding 50S ribosomal protein L28 produces the protein MGKECFVTGRKASTGNRRSHALNSTKRRWNANLQKVRILVDGKPKKVWVSARALKSGKVTRV, from the coding sequence ATGGGTAAAGAATGTTTCGTAACAGGACGTAAAGCATCAACTGGTAACAGACGCTCACACGCATTAAACTCAACGAAACGTCGTTGGAATGCGAACTTACAAAAAGTGAGAATTCTTGTTGATGGTAAACCTAAAAAAGTTTGGGTTTCAGCACGTGCTTTAAAATCAGGTAAAGTAACACGCGTATAA
- a CDS encoding Asp23/Gls24 family envelope stress response protein encodes MALEITNDYGSIDISNEVIASVVGGKAVECYGIVGMASRQQVRDGIAEILGHENYAKGIVVRENDGTLDVDMYIIVSYGVKISEVAQNVQSTVKYTLEHTLKLKVNSVNIFVQGVRFNNDGNDK; translated from the coding sequence ATGGCATTAGAAATTACAAATGATTACGGTAGTATCGATATTTCAAATGAGGTGATCGCTTCTGTTGTAGGCGGTAAAGCAGTGGAATGTTACGGGATTGTCGGCATGGCTTCTCGTCAACAAGTACGCGATGGTATTGCTGAAATATTAGGTCATGAAAATTACGCAAAAGGGATTGTTGTAAGAGAAAATGACGGCACTTTAGACGTAGATATGTATATTATCGTTAGCTATGGCGTGAAAATTTCAGAAGTTGCACAAAACGTCCAATCAACTGTGAAATATACATTAGAACATACACTTAAATTAAAAGTAAACTCAGTTAATATATTCGTACAAGGCGTACGTTTTAACAATGACGGGAACGACAAATAG
- the fakA gene encoding fatty acid kinase catalytic subunit FakA: MVTKINGNLFADMIIQGAQNLSNNADLVDSLNVYPVPDGDTGTNMNLSMTSGKEEVQNNPTSHIGDLGKSFSKGLLMGARGNSGVILSQIFRGFSKALEDESEIDAKKFARSFDAGVKTAYKAVMKPVEGTILTVAKDAGKAAVDTAEKTDDCLEVMTAVYEAAQKSLENTPNLLPVLKEVGVVDSGGKGLTLVYEGFIKAMKGETIEAKTPKVDKEEFFNDDHDFHGVINTEDIIYGYCTEMMVRFQSGKAPFDEATFREDMSRFGDSLLVISDDEIVKVHVHTETPGEVFTFGQKYGELIKVKAENMREQHREVLRKEAGSADKKSATAPAETEKVETAIITISMGDGITKLFKSMGATHIISGGQTMNPSTEDIVTVIRESGCKRAIILPNNKNIQMASQQAAEIVDVDAVVVPTRTVPQGIAAMFSYDTTASLEENAEAMTDALSNVKSGSITYAVRDTKIDGIKIEKDAYMGLVEDKIVVSDRDAKATLQQTLEAMLDDDSEILTVIAGEEATDEHTTFIESFVEEHYEDVEIEIQDGQQPIYPYLFSVE, encoded by the coding sequence ATGGTTACGAAAATCAACGGTAATCTATTTGCCGATATGATTATACAAGGGGCTCAAAATTTATCAAACAATGCTGATCTAGTGGATTCATTGAACGTATATCCAGTACCAGATGGGGATACGGGAACGAATATGAATCTATCGATGACTTCAGGGAAAGAAGAAGTACAAAACAATCCGACGAGCCATATTGGTGACTTAGGTAAGTCATTTTCGAAAGGATTGTTGATGGGAGCACGTGGTAACTCAGGTGTCATCTTGTCACAAATCTTCCGCGGCTTCTCAAAGGCGCTTGAAGATGAAAGTGAAATTGACGCTAAGAAATTTGCACGTAGTTTTGATGCTGGTGTTAAAACAGCATATAAGGCAGTTATGAAACCTGTTGAAGGGACAATTTTAACGGTTGCAAAAGATGCCGGCAAAGCAGCGGTCGATACAGCCGAAAAAACGGATGACTGTTTAGAAGTAATGACAGCTGTATATGAAGCGGCACAAAAATCTTTAGAGAATACACCGAACTTATTACCTGTATTGAAAGAAGTAGGCGTTGTAGACAGCGGTGGTAAAGGTTTAACGTTAGTATACGAAGGCTTTATTAAAGCGATGAAAGGCGAAACAATTGAAGCGAAAACGCCGAAAGTAGACAAGGAAGAATTCTTCAATGATGACCATGACTTCCATGGTGTCATTAACACAGAAGATATCATCTATGGATACTGTACTGAAATGATGGTACGCTTCCAATCTGGCAAAGCACCATTTGACGAAGCAACTTTCAGAGAAGATATGAGTCGTTTTGGTGACTCGTTACTTGTGATTAGCGATGATGAAATCGTTAAAGTTCACGTACATACTGAAACACCGGGTGAAGTTTTCACTTTTGGTCAAAAGTATGGTGAATTGATTAAGGTAAAAGCTGAAAACATGCGTGAACAACACCGTGAAGTATTGAGAAAAGAAGCAGGTAGTGCTGATAAGAAGTCAGCAACTGCGCCTGCAGAAACTGAAAAAGTAGAAACAGCAATCATTACGATTTCGATGGGGGACGGTATCACGAAGCTCTTCAAATCAATGGGTGCGACACATATCATTAGCGGTGGTCAAACAATGAATCCATCGACAGAAGATATCGTGACGGTTATTCGAGAAAGTGGATGCAAACGTGCAATTATCTTACCGAATAACAAAAATATTCAAATGGCGAGTCAACAAGCTGCGGAAATCGTCGATGTTGATGCGGTAGTTGTACCAACACGTACAGTGCCACAAGGTATTGCTGCAATGTTCAGTTATGATACAACGGCATCATTGGAAGAAAATGCAGAAGCCATGACAGATGCGCTATCTAATGTTAAGTCAGGTTCTATTACGTATGCCGTACGTGATACAAAAATTGACGGTATCAAGATTGAAAAAGATGCCTACATGGGCTTAGTTGAAGACAAAATTGTTGTCAGTGATCGTGATGCAAAAGCAACGTTACAACAAACTTTAGAAGCGATGTTAGATGATGACAGTGAAATTTTAACAGTCATTGCAGGTGAAGAAGCAACAGATGAACATACAACATTTATTGAGTCATTTGTTGAAGAACACTATGAAGATGTTGAAATTGAAATTCAAGATGGACAACAACCAATTTATCCTTATTTATTCTCAGTTGAGTAA
- the sdaAB gene encoding L-serine ammonia-lyase, iron-sulfur-dependent subunit beta — protein sequence MKFKSVFDIIGPTMVGPSSSHTAGAVRIGLVARSLFGGQPTQVDIYLFGSFMETYKGHGTDVALVGGLLGYDTDDSRIEYSLETARELGMRVNFIEMSEERSHPNTAIIDMTDGATTISVEGVSIGGGKIEIVAINGFPINISGNYPTLLVFHKDTFGTIGKVANVLGENSINVGSMHVSRKEKGDQALMTCELDESVSPAMIEEIRKIPGIITVSLMGES from the coding sequence ATGAAATTTAAAAGTGTATTCGACATTATTGGACCAACAATGGTTGGCCCATCATCATCGCATACAGCAGGTGCGGTTCGTATCGGACTTGTAGCACGTTCTTTATTCGGTGGTCAGCCGACGCAAGTCGATATTTATTTGTTCGGATCGTTTATGGAAACTTATAAGGGGCATGGTACCGATGTCGCACTAGTAGGTGGACTGCTCGGCTATGATACCGACGATAGTCGCATCGAATATAGTCTTGAAACGGCAAGAGAACTTGGCATGCGTGTGAACTTTATTGAAATGTCTGAAGAGCGTTCACATCCTAATACAGCAATTATTGATATGACTGATGGTGCAACGACCATTTCAGTTGAAGGCGTATCGATTGGTGGCGGTAAGATTGAAATTGTCGCAATAAATGGCTTCCCAATCAATATTAGTGGAAATTATCCAACGTTGCTCGTTTTTCACAAAGATACATTCGGTACAATTGGGAAAGTAGCGAATGTCTTGGGCGAGAATAGTATCAATGTAGGTAGCATGCATGTTTCGAGAAAAGAAAAGGGAGACCAAGCATTAATGACATGCGAACTAGATGAATCTGTCAGTCCTGCAATGATTGAAGAGATACGCAAGATACCGGGGATTATTACTGTGTCACTCATGGGAGAAAGTTGA
- the sdaAA gene encoding L-serine ammonia-lyase, iron-sulfur-dependent, subunit alpha, which translates to MFKSVKELISKCKAENKAIYEIMLEQEMSVTGMSKEDVYAHMDRNLTTMENAVAEGLNGVTSKTGLTGGDAVLMQQYIASGNALAGNLVLDAISKAVATNEVNAAMGKICATPTAGSAGVVPGVLFALKDKLQLDRQGMLNFLLTAGAFGFVVANNASISGAAGGCQAEVGSASAMAAAAIVEAAGGTPQQSAEGFAICMKNMFGLVCDPVAGLVEVPCVKRNAAGASNAIVSADMALAGITSRIPTDEVIDAMHRIGQTMPVELRETGRGGLAGTPTGQRLKQQIFGD; encoded by the coding sequence ATGTTTAAAAGTGTGAAAGAATTAATTTCAAAATGTAAAGCAGAAAATAAAGCAATCTATGAAATTATGCTTGAACAAGAGATGTCCGTAACAGGAATGTCGAAAGAAGATGTATATGCACATATGGATCGAAACTTAACAACGATGGAAAACGCCGTGGCAGAGGGGTTAAACGGCGTTACATCTAAGACTGGATTGACAGGTGGCGATGCCGTCTTGATGCAACAATACATTGCAAGTGGCAATGCGTTAGCTGGCAATCTCGTGCTTGATGCTATCAGTAAAGCTGTTGCAACGAATGAAGTCAATGCAGCAATGGGAAAAATATGCGCAACACCTACTGCGGGCTCAGCAGGAGTTGTACCGGGAGTATTGTTTGCACTCAAGGACAAGTTGCAACTTGATCGACAAGGCATGTTGAATTTCTTACTAACAGCAGGTGCTTTTGGTTTTGTTGTAGCGAATAATGCATCTATTTCTGGTGCTGCCGGTGGGTGTCAAGCCGAAGTGGGTTCAGCGAGTGCAATGGCAGCTGCAGCAATTGTTGAAGCTGCTGGTGGGACTCCACAACAATCAGCAGAAGGGTTTGCGATTTGTATGAAAAACATGTTTGGTCTCGTATGTGATCCTGTGGCTGGACTTGTTGAAGTCCCGTGTGTCAAACGTAATGCAGCAGGTGCATCCAATGCGATTGTGTCGGCGGATATGGCACTCGCAGGAATCACTTCACGTATTCCGACAGACGAAGTGATTGACGCAATGCACCGTATCGGCCAAACAATGCCAGTTGAATTGCGTGAAACAGGACGTGGTGGATTGGCCGGTACGCCAACAGGACAACGTTTAAAACAACAAATATTTGGTGATTAA
- the recG gene encoding ATP-dependent DNA helicase RecG, producing the protein MTKIAIIENPYELKAIKGLGPKRLTLLNEMNIHTVQDLILHLPTRYEDNSVIDLTQAEDESVVTVQGQIYSTPTVAFLGRNRSKLTVHMMVNDIAVKVVFFNQHYLKNKVQLHDTVVVKGRWSRRKQEINGQKMFTDVTQLADAQFTPIYRVKEGIKQKNLRDMIQTTLKDVTIHEWLPEALRQKYKLETLHDTLHALHDAPNQESILKARRTFAFTEFFMFELRMQWLNRLEKSSDQAVAVQYDIEAVKAFIADLPFELTDGQKQSINEIFRDLKAPIRMHRLLQGDVGSGKTVVAAICMYALKTAGYQSALMVPTEILAEQHAESLSELFGDRMNVALLTGSVKGKKRQLLLEQLADGEIDCLIGTHALIQDDVVFHDVGLVITDEQHRFGVAQRQTLREKGALSNVLFMTATPIPRTLAISVFGEMDVSSIKSMPKGRKPIITHWVKHEGYDHVLAQMEQELTKGRQAYVISPLIESSEHLEDVQNVIALYERLKMQLPKRRIGILHGKMRSDEKDEVMQQFSSHELDILVSTTVVEVGVNVPNATFMMIYDADRFGLSTLHQLRGRVGRSDHQSYCVLIASPKTETGIERMTIMTQTTDGFELSERDLEMRGPGDFFGVKQSGLPDFLVANLVEDYRMLEVARDEAAEMIQSGRFFTEEFARLREFIERNMLHQSFD; encoded by the coding sequence ATGACAAAAATAGCGATAATTGAAAATCCATACGAGTTGAAGGCAATTAAAGGTTTAGGACCTAAACGCTTAACATTACTCAATGAAATGAATATTCACACTGTGCAAGATTTGATATTGCATTTACCAACACGTTATGAGGATAATTCGGTGATAGATTTGACCCAAGCTGAAGATGAATCCGTAGTAACCGTACAAGGGCAAATCTATTCAACACCAACAGTGGCATTTTTAGGGCGTAATCGGTCAAAATTAACTGTTCATATGATGGTCAACGATATCGCTGTAAAAGTTGTCTTTTTCAATCAGCACTATCTTAAAAATAAAGTACAGTTGCATGACACCGTTGTAGTGAAGGGGAGATGGTCACGACGTAAACAAGAAATTAATGGACAAAAGATGTTTACAGATGTGACACAGTTGGCTGATGCGCAGTTCACGCCAATTTATCGTGTCAAAGAAGGCATCAAACAGAAAAACTTACGAGATATGATTCAAACAACCTTAAAAGATGTCACGATTCATGAGTGGCTACCAGAAGCACTTCGACAAAAATACAAGTTGGAGACACTCCATGATACACTTCATGCATTACATGATGCACCGAATCAGGAAAGTATTTTAAAAGCACGACGGACTTTTGCTTTCACTGAATTTTTCATGTTTGAACTACGGATGCAATGGTTGAATCGTTTGGAAAAAAGTTCTGATCAGGCAGTCGCAGTTCAATACGATATCGAAGCGGTCAAAGCGTTTATTGCTGATCTTCCTTTTGAATTAACAGACGGACAAAAACAAAGCATCAATGAAATCTTTCGTGATTTGAAAGCGCCGATTCGCATGCACCGCTTGCTCCAAGGTGATGTAGGTTCTGGTAAAACAGTAGTTGCCGCTATTTGCATGTATGCACTTAAAACAGCGGGGTATCAATCAGCTTTAATGGTACCGACAGAAATTTTGGCAGAACAACATGCGGAAAGTTTGTCCGAGTTGTTTGGTGACAGAATGAATGTGGCACTTTTAACAGGATCTGTTAAAGGAAAAAAACGACAATTGCTTTTAGAGCAGCTGGCAGATGGTGAAATCGACTGTTTGATTGGGACGCATGCACTTATCCAAGATGATGTTGTCTTTCATGATGTCGGTCTTGTCATTACAGATGAGCAACATCGTTTTGGTGTTGCACAACGGCAAACGTTGCGTGAGAAGGGGGCGCTGAGTAACGTCTTGTTTATGACAGCTACGCCAATACCGCGTACATTAGCCATCTCTGTGTTTGGCGAGATGGATGTATCATCCATTAAGAGTATGCCAAAAGGACGAAAACCGATTATCACACATTGGGTTAAACATGAAGGGTACGATCACGTTCTTGCACAAATGGAACAAGAGTTGACAAAAGGGCGACAAGCTTATGTAATTTCTCCGTTAATTGAGAGCTCAGAACATCTAGAAGACGTACAAAACGTAATTGCGTTATATGAGCGTTTGAAAATGCAGTTGCCGAAGCGTCGTATCGGGATATTACACGGTAAAATGCGATCGGACGAAAAAGATGAAGTGATGCAGCAATTCAGTTCGCATGAATTGGACATACTCGTTTCAACAACTGTTGTTGAAGTAGGGGTTAATGTACCAAATGCAACTTTCATGATGATTTACGATGCAGATCGATTTGGTCTATCAACACTTCATCAGTTGCGTGGTCGTGTTGGACGAAGTGATCATCAAAGTTATTGTGTATTAATCGCTTCTCCTAAAACAGAAACGGGTATCGAGCGAATGACAATTATGACACAAACAACAGATGGTTTTGAATTGAGTGAGCGTGATTTGGAAATGCGTGGACCGGGTGACTTCTTCGGTGTAAAACAAAGTGGCTTGCCAGACTTTTTAGTCGCTAATCTTGTTGAAGATTATCGCATGTTGGAAGTTGCAAGGGATGAAGCAGCAGAAATGATTCAATCCGGTCGTTTCTTTACAGAAGAATTTGCTCGTTTGAGAGAATTTATAGAACGAAACATGTTACATCAAAGCTTTGATTAG
- the fapR gene encoding transcription factor FapR: MKRNKNERRKLIQQTIEQNPFITDQALSEMYEVSIQTIRLDRNQLHIPELRVRVKQVAEEQYPHISSLENQDIIGDIIALEPNHSAKSLLVISGNDVFSRNNIARGHIVFAQANSLCVAMIKHGFVLTKESHIHFVKPVHLGDSVVAEAEVAHRDDKYYEMTVSSYVGEEKVFEGLFKMYYISEDE, encoded by the coding sequence GTGAAAAGGAACAAAAATGAAAGACGTAAGTTAATACAACAAACGATAGAACAAAATCCATTTATTACCGATCAAGCTTTGAGCGAGATGTACGAAGTGAGCATTCAGACCATTCGCCTTGATCGAAATCAATTACATATTCCTGAACTACGTGTACGTGTGAAGCAGGTCGCAGAAGAGCAATATCCACATATTAGTTCGTTGGAGAATCAAGATATCATTGGTGATATTATTGCACTCGAACCTAATCACTCCGCCAAGTCTTTGTTAGTGATATCAGGAAATGATGTCTTTTCTCGGAATAACATTGCACGTGGACATATTGTGTTTGCGCAGGCCAATTCATTGTGTGTTGCAATGATTAAACATGGTTTTGTCTTAACGAAGGAAAGCCACATTCATTTCGTAAAACCTGTTCATTTAGGGGATAGTGTCGTGGCTGAGGCGGAAGTTGCACATCGCGATGATAAATATTATGAAATGACTGTAAGTTCATACGTAGGTGAAGAAAAAGTTTTTGAAGGATTATTCAAAATGTACTATATAAGTGAGGATGAATAA
- the plsX gene encoding phosphate acyltransferase PlsX, with protein MVKIAVDMMGGDDAPQIVLEAVEKAINDFEDLEILLFGDEEEYTLNHPRITFRHTSEMITMEDEPVRAIKRKKDSSMVRMAEAVKNGEAEGCVSAGNTGALMSAGLFVVGRLPGVARPALVATIPSVSGKGTVLLDLGANADAKAEHLYQNAILGHVYAKKLRGIENPKVALLNIGTEAQKGNNLTKAAYKQMAATDQFNFVGNIEAKSILEDEADVIVTDGFTGNMILKNLEGVAKSFGKVIKQNILSSAKNKLAALVLKKDIKGIAKQMDYSEYGGSVLLGLDGVVVKAHGSSSAKAFYSAIRQAKIACETQIVDNMREMVGDADE; from the coding sequence ATGGTAAAAATAGCTGTAGATATGATGGGTGGGGACGATGCACCACAAATCGTCTTGGAAGCAGTAGAAAAAGCAATCAATGACTTTGAAGATCTAGAGATTTTATTGTTTGGCGATGAAGAAGAATATACGTTGAATCACCCACGTATTACATTCCGTCATACTTCAGAGATGATTACAATGGAAGACGAGCCTGTTCGTGCTATCAAAAGAAAAAAAGACAGTTCTATGGTACGCATGGCAGAAGCTGTCAAAAACGGTGAAGCAGAAGGGTGTGTGTCAGCTGGAAATACTGGCGCATTGATGTCAGCTGGATTATTTGTAGTAGGCCGATTACCAGGAGTTGCCAGACCAGCACTTGTTGCGACGATTCCTTCTGTGAGTGGTAAAGGAACGGTGTTATTAGATTTAGGAGCAAATGCAGATGCAAAAGCAGAACATCTGTATCAAAATGCTATTTTAGGACATGTCTATGCTAAAAAGTTGCGTGGGATTGAAAATCCAAAAGTGGCATTGTTGAATATTGGAACGGAAGCTCAAAAAGGAAATAATCTAACAAAAGCAGCTTATAAACAGATGGCAGCAACAGATCAGTTCAATTTTGTTGGAAATATTGAAGCGAAGTCGATCTTAGAAGATGAAGCAGATGTTATTGTGACGGACGGTTTTACGGGTAACATGATCTTGAAAAACCTAGAAGGCGTTGCAAAGTCATTCGGCAAAGTGATTAAGCAAAACATTTTATCAAGTGCCAAAAATAAGTTGGCAGCACTTGTCTTGAAGAAGGATATAAAAGGTATAGCAAAACAAATGGACTATTCGGAATATGGCGGTTCTGTGTTACTTGGCTTAGACGGTGTTGTTGTAAAAGCACACGGTAGCTCAAGTGCTAAAGCTTTCTATTCAGCTATTCGTCAAGCTAAGATTGCTTGTGAAACACAAATTGTTGATAATATGCGAGAAATGGTTGGTGATGCGGATGAGTAA
- the fabD gene encoding ACP S-malonyltransferase yields the protein MSKTAFMFPGQGAQKVGMAQDLYEGDASAKAVLENAQSSVNFDLLETMFNDADGVLSQTENTQPALLAHSMALYTAMGEPTADYVIGHSLGEYSSLVANGVLAFEDAIKIVRRRGELMAQAFPSGVGSMAAVLGLTIEEVRDICQQISTDEAVVEPANINCPGQIVVSGHATAINQLVKEGKSLGAKRVMPLQVSGPFHASMMKVIADDFSSYIHQFDWHDAKVPVVQNVHAQGETSAETIKAHMIQQLYSPVQFIDSVEWLIAQGVTHFVEIGPNKVLSGLVKKIDRDVKITSIQTLEDVKEWLNND from the coding sequence ATGAGTAAAACAGCTTTTATGTTTCCGGGTCAAGGGGCACAAAAAGTTGGAATGGCGCAAGACTTGTATGAAGGAGACGCTTCAGCGAAAGCTGTTTTAGAAAATGCCCAGTCAAGTGTCAACTTTGACTTATTGGAAACAATGTTTAACGATGCTGATGGTGTCTTATCACAAACAGAAAATACACAGCCGGCACTGTTAGCACATAGTATGGCACTTTATACAGCAATGGGGGAACCGACTGCTGATTACGTTATCGGACATAGTCTTGGCGAATACTCAAGTCTCGTCGCAAATGGTGTATTGGCATTTGAAGACGCAATCAAAATTGTACGTCGTCGTGGGGAACTGATGGCACAAGCATTCCCAAGTGGTGTTGGAAGCATGGCGGCTGTGCTTGGTTTAACAATTGAAGAAGTTCGTGACATTTGTCAACAAATCTCAACAGATGAAGCAGTGGTTGAACCTGCAAATATTAACTGTCCCGGACAAATTGTCGTATCTGGACATGCGACTGCGATTAATCAACTTGTCAAAGAAGGGAAATCATTAGGGGCAAAACGTGTGATGCCTTTGCAAGTTTCGGGTCCATTCCATGCATCAATGATGAAGGTGATTGCCGATGATTTTTCATCGTATATTCATCAATTTGATTGGCATGATGCCAAAGTTCCCGTTGTACAGAATGTCCATGCACAAGGAGAAACATCTGCTGAAACAATTAAGGCACACATGATTCAACAGTTATATTCACCAGTACAATTTATTGATTCGGTCGAATGGCTCATTGCACAAGGAGTTACACACTTTGTAGAAATTGGGCCTAACAAGGTGCTTTCAGGACTTGTAAAGAAAATCGATAGAGATGTGAAAATTACTTCGATTCAAACACTCGAAGATGTAAAGGAATGGTTAAATAATGACTAA
- the fabG gene encoding 3-oxoacyl-[acyl-carrier-protein] reductase, producing MTKVALVTGASRGIGRSIALQLAEEGYNVVVNYAGNKEKAEAVVAEIQEKGQESIAIQANVANGDEVKAMMKEVVQTFGSIDVLVNNAGITRDNLLMRMKEHEWDDVVDTNLKGVFNCIQKVTPQMLRQRQGRIINLTSVVGAVGNPGQINYVATKAGVIGMTKTAARELASRNITVNAVAPGFIVSDMTDALSDELKETMKGQIPLGRFGQDTDIAHTVAFLASEKASYITGQTIHVNGGMHME from the coding sequence ATGACTAAAGTAGCATTAGTAACAGGTGCGTCACGTGGTATTGGTCGTAGCATCGCATTGCAACTTGCAGAAGAAGGCTATAATGTAGTTGTAAACTATGCTGGCAATAAGGAGAAGGCTGAAGCAGTTGTAGCGGAAATTCAAGAAAAAGGACAAGAGAGTATTGCGATCCAAGCGAATGTCGCAAATGGTGATGAAGTGAAAGCGATGATGAAGGAAGTCGTTCAAACATTTGGATCTATTGATGTTCTAGTAAATAATGCGGGAATCACACGAGATAATCTGCTCATGCGTATGAAAGAGCATGAATGGGATGATGTAGTTGATACGAACTTAAAAGGTGTCTTTAACTGCATTCAAAAAGTGACGCCACAAATGTTAAGACAACGTCAAGGTCGTATTATCAACCTAACAAGTGTTGTGGGTGCAGTAGGAAATCCAGGACAAATCAACTATGTTGCGACCAAAGCAGGTGTTATTGGGATGACCAAAACGGCAGCGCGTGAATTGGCATCTCGTAATATTACAGTAAACGCTGTTGCACCAGGCTTTATCGTATCTGATATGACCGATGCACTTAGCGATGAGTTGAAAGAAACGATGAAAGGACAAATTCCACTCGGTCGTTTCGGTCAAGATACTGACATCGCACATACAGTCGCATTTTTAGCTTCAGAAAAGGCAAGCTATATTACCGGTCAAACGATTCATGTTAATGGTGGTATGCACATGGAATAA